The nucleotide sequence TAgggaagaattatttttaaacccTTAAAAAAGGAATGTCATTTTATGTTAGTAGTTGCTAATTTGTCCATTCTTCCATtctgctattttcattttctattaGGAAGTCCTTTTGTATTAGAAAGTACCTTTATTGTCTTCAGTATATTGGTCAGGCAAGGCTGGATGAAGCataatctcttttcttttttcatttcacattttgtGTTGTCGTTGGTCACTCTGCTGGATACGCCAATGCCGCAGGTCCTAGAGCAGGGTGTCCAGGGAGTCGCCTGTACCAGGCACTTCTTCTTCAAAACTACTGGTAAACTTCTGTAAGCTGAGACAGCAATGTGTTGGTTACACAGCACAACAGCCCCAAAATGATTAattgaaaataaaagaataaatgttttatttctgctcATGAAGGTACTTTTGTAGTTAAGTCTAAAAATGAGGCGTGAACAAAGTTATACGGAAGTTTTAGGATTGAGCTGCCTGTAAACTTTACTGACACTGGGTACTCAGATCACAGCAAGGACTGTGAAGTTGCATGTGTTGTATGACCTTCCAGTGTAACATGATGGAAATGTGGGGAGAGTTATTTATGGAATTTTTATGAAATGCCCTGAATGGAAGAGATATTGAACATTATTGAAGGCCAATCATAGCTTGAAAAGGGGtgctgaaaatattaatattgaTTTCTTTGTAGATTCTGTGAAGGGTTGGGGTTTTATATTGAGGAATAAAATTCTCCAGTCACTTCTAGGTATCACCAGAAAGCCTATTTTCCAGTGGATTAGGGCTAGATTGGATGGAAAACACTTGAGAAACAAAATTGCAGTGCAAAAGTTCATGGTGAAACTCTGCAAAAAAACCCATGGAGTGTCTGCATTTAAGTAAGAACATGCATAGAATTACAAGGATACTTGGAAAGTAGACAGCAATTTAAAGATCTCATTGCAGCAAGCAGATTAAAAGCCTGTCACAGATCTGCAACAAATAAAGGGAAGTTAAATGGTTCTTCATACTTCGTGTGTTTTTAAAGTATGATCTACAACATCTCTATGTATCTAAATTAGGTAAACAGAATTGACAAGAAAagccagaaaacaaagcaagagcATGAATGAAACTTAGCACTTATTATCcatgctaacaaaaaaaaaaggcttttcaaaATGGGTATTGGCCCTTTGAGCCATTCATGCAATTCATACACAAGCTGATGTGGTAACTTGCATTGTGCTgtgaaagggaagggggaagattTCACTCTCAAGAAAATTTCAAGGTGCTTTTCTTCAGAGGGAGACAGGGTTCTTTTGGGGGTTTTGCACATTTGCAGTTCCTTGTTTTCTGTGTTATCTGCTGTTTCCAAATACTTGCTTGTGCCTAGAGCTTCAGTTTGTTATGTAGCTCAGGAAATCTCGCTGGAGCAGCCATGCCTCTGCTCTGTCTGGGAGCACTGTCCTAGTTAGCTGGACTTCTCCATCAGCTGCATCTTGCAGAAGGAGCAATTAAGTGGGTTTGTATGACCTGAAGAACAGAATAGTGTCTTTGAGCAGGTACAGCCACCACAGGGGCAGGCTGTTGGGTCCCTGAACTGAGTCAAATAGCAAGTGTGCTTTGCAAACTGGATATCTTTTTCTCAAGGTTATGTTGTGCAGTGGATTCAAATTTCTGAATAACACTGTGAGGTGCTGACTTCAGTCTGCTCACTGAAGAAGTTACGTGAAGTTTGGCTTCAGCTTTTGGATCCATTGAAGTGCTACAAAGTAAATGTCTTAATGCTGCTCTCCAGGTACCTGAAATACCCACAAacccaaataatgtattttatggGGTCAAATGGTTTGGTTGCCATTGATTTCAATGtgttatattttctctttgaTCAGATTAGCATTTGAAGTCAGTTGCCTTACCAAGTGTGTTTTTATATGCATCATTAAGTATATTTCTGTAAAAAGATTTTGATGTTATAGATTTTGTATCGTAATTTTGAAATAAAGatgagcttttttatttttgctaacTTGCATAGTCATTTCTAGCATGTTAGCAATTGTCCAAACTGAACTTCAGATTTTGTAAGTGGGTCTTTTTATCTGCAGATTGACTTCTGCGCATCTACCTGTTTGCTCAGCAGTCTGTTATGAAGGTTTTCTGATAAGCTTTGCaatctgttttaattttattttattgatcCATAATGATGATTCAGGCCATAATTTCCCTGTAATTCAAGTTGCCACCAAGTAAATGGCTCAGCTTTCTGGTACCCATGTTAGTTACAGTGAAGACACTGTGGAAATTTGCAAGTGCACAGGGAAGGAGACAGCACAAGCACAAGCAGCTGTGGCCAGGGAAGGGCCGGGATAGCTGCTTCTGGTCATTATGCTTCcttaaattagaaaaaataagTACACTATTAGTAGCAGAGCAAGAATGATGCTAAAGAGAATGTCAACTGACCTTGGCAGAACTGCATGGCTAACGGTTACATTATTTTCTTCAACAGAATAGAGAGTAAATTGAGAGGAGAGTTGTCCTTGCAGTGTCCTGAAATTTTGTGAGTTGATTAAAGCTGCAAGGCAGTCTTTATCATTTTCTGCTTTCTATTTAAAGAAGGGGGCTGCAATGTGTTCATGTATGTATGTGACAACGAAGACTCCCTGCTGCCACAAAGCAGGAGAAAGTGAGACAGCTCACAGGCTGTGAAATGGCTTTTCCACCAGCAGCCCTAATTGGTCTGATCTTGATGAGTAGTAAACCCTTGCAGAAAGATGGGTTGAAGGTAGCTTGGGCCAATTGCCTGGGGACAGAAGCCAAAAGTCTTTTTGCTTTTCATATTCATCAGGCTTAGAGAAAAGAGTCTGTGACCTAAGAGTAAGAGGGGTAATTGGGACAGACCAGTCACTCTGGCAATGGCCTTGAGCAAGAGCTGAGAAATTGCCAGTGCACTGCCAGGCTGGCTGCTGGAGCCAGGGATGCTAAATGCAGCAATATTCCTGTACAGAAAAGTTTACCAGTGTAGCCAGGCACACCTGACATCAATCTGTAGTTTGTTGATTGAAGCTGCTTGTGCTGTCTCAGACCACAGATGAGTTGTCCAGGCTTCTTTCTGTCCGTGACCCTGGTGCAGGGACTTGCTGCTAGTTTTGGTGTGAACACAGGTGTACATCCAATTGCACCACTGACACACAGGCATTTATAAAGTGGGTTAGGTTGGAAGGTCTGCCCGTTAAGATAATAAACTCCATTGAGCTCACATCCTACAGCTATCAGATCTGCAAATGGTAAACAACAGTTACTAATGCAGGAGGAGCATGTGGTTCCTGCTTACAGATCAGCCGTTACTGCACCCACAGCTGTGATTTCTTCCCAGTCCAAACACATCTCTTTTTGTTATGCCCAGTGATAACTATAGCCACCTAACCTTAAATCAGTCATCAAGAGGTCTGCAAATAACAGGCTTGTGCACAATGAACTGGTTTCACTAGCGGATATGCAGGTGAGTCTAAAGACAGTCCCAGCTCTGCTCTCAGATTCTCTGACTGAGCAGTCAGGGGACTAAATTAGTACAAATTGCCTAGCACAGAGCTCTGTCGCACCAGCATGCAGAGTTTTCCTCCCAAACTATTCACCTGTTTGGTCACCCGTGTGGTCCCCACCCCTCCTGGATTTCAATAAGAGAACATGAAAGAACAACTTACATGCACACATGCCTGTTTCATACCTAGGCTTGTCTTCTGAGTAGTCGCAGTAGAGGCCTTTGTGGGGATCACAGATGTCTGCTTCATTGCAGGTCTCTCCTGCCTGCTTGGCACAGACCTTACAGCAGCCACAACCATCCTTCACCAAGCTTACCCCAGGGGTGCAGGTTGGCACATGTGGGCATCTGCATGGCCAGTGACAAAGCTCCTTGCGTTCGCGAACTTCACTGGTTTCTGAAGGTTTTTCTCGAGGCTTCACTGGGGGGCTGTGGAAAAACTTAAGACACAGTGGGATATTTTGAGAGCTGAATGCATTATACATAGCTGGGATAGCATAAAATGAAGTTGAGATGCAAAGAACTGTTGCATGAAGAAACTAAACATTTCTCATTTCACAGGATCCAAAGAGTGTAGTGCTGTGAGATTTAGATAGGAGACAGAGGACCAATTTCATCAGTCACTGTCATGCACTGAGGTGTCATTCTACCAGTGAGCACAGCCTACTGCTTGTTTGAAACACTGTTCAGTGGACTTCCCTTTCAATAGAACAAAACCTGTAGTAGAGCTCAAGtaggaaaaaagtgttttaaagtAGATGgtagatttattttaaatattcatagaattatttaggtttgaaaagacctttaagatcattgagtctaactgtaaacactgccaagtccaccactaaaccatgtcccgaagaacctcgtctaaatgccttttaaacacctccagggatggtgtctcaaccacttccctaggcagcctgtttcaatgcctgacaacccttcctgtgaagaattttttcctaatatacaatctaaacctcccctggtgcaacctgaggccatttcttctcgtcCTATCAATTGTTACTTGGGAgtagaggccaacaccctccttgctacaacctcctttcaggtagttgtagacagtgataaggtctcccctcagcctccttttctccaggttaaatacCCCCAGGTCacacagctgctcctcatcagacttgtgctccagacccttcatcagcttcactgcccttctctgaactctctccagcacctcagtgtctctcctatactgaggggcccaaaactgaacacagtattcgatgtgcagcctcaccagtgctgagtacagggggatgatcacttctctagtcctgctggccgtgctagttctgatacaagccaggatgttcttGGTcttcttgaccacctgggcacactgttggctcatgttcagctggatgtcgaccaacacctccaggtccttttccggctggcagctttccagccacttttctccgagcctgtagcactgtctggggttgttatgacccaagtgcaggacccagcacttggccttgtcaaACCTCATGCAATTGAGCTCAGCCCAAAAATcaagccagtccagatccctttgcaaagccttcctaccctccagcagatcaacactcccatatTCCTTTCCACAAACCTCCTATTAAATGAATTCGCTTTTGATTCCTCCAACTGTTTGATACGCAGCCACTGCCCTGTGTGCCACTTCTAACGACAAACCCCTTTTAAAATAGTAAACTTCTCTGAGCATTACTTAGGCTCAAAAATTTAAGTAGCTGTTTAGGAAGAAGCATTATTGTATTTATAAATTCTCTTGTGCTAGATGGAAAAACTAAATCCTGTGAGTAATAAGGGAACCTAGTACTTCCACTGAGCTTAATAGGTCATTTTCTAAGAGTGTATCCATTTGCATGAGTGTTCATTGAGTTCAGGGCTTACAGAGCAAGGACATATCTCTAAAAGAGATTTGCATCAGCAGTAGGAAGTCAAGATCTAGCTCGAATTTTCCACATTCTGTCTCAGAATTCATGggcattttgtttggttgttggtttttttgtttgtttatttgtttgtgtttaaCAAAAGGAAGTCCTAAGTGATTCTTAATGGGTTTATTTTTCTGTGCCATGGGAGAAGATTGAGTCAGCACATAGTGAGAAAGGATTCATTTGAGATAACTACATTCTGTCTGCTTTTGCAAAAAGCTTCTTCTAAAACATTACAGTTTAGATCTTAGCATTGAATCTTTTCATTCTGCTGATTTCAGCAGAAATGTAAATCGTGATATAGTTATTCATCACGGATGACTGGATCTATAGTGAAGTGGGGGCACGCACAGCGCTTGGCCGCTACTACAATGTAGGGCTTGGGAGCCACTCTCATCAAGCAGCTCCAACTGCCCAAAAAGCAAGAGGGAAAGACAAGATCCAACCCCTCATCAGGTGCCAGTATCACCATCTAGCTtgcagaaaaaatttaaaaatatatcctaGATTTTTTCTGGGCACGTGAAGCCCTGTCTATCAGTTTCCCTCTGTTCCTCCAAACTGCAGGGCTCTGCTGATGCAGAAACAACCTCTGGCAGAGATGCTAAGGAAAAGCTGGAAAAGGGGTCATTCAGCTGAGTTTCCTTTCAGTTCAACTTTCAAATGGAACCATCTGCAGAATTCAGCATTTCATATGTCGTATCCTATGAAAGCTCTCACAGCATAATTGAGCTGGCCTAATTGCACGCAGCAGTAAATGAccttttaaaaggcttttttctACCACTAATTTCCATTTTTCATGGTCATTTACAACTATACTTACAATATCTTAATCCACAGCTACTAATGAAGCTCCAAAGTAGTAGCTTTCAAATTCCTTTGGCTGAATGATTTTTAAGATGCATATTAATTCACAGAGGCAATTCAGATAATAAATGAATATTAAACAATGTCATCTGGTATTCCATGCAGCACCCTGAAGATATAAATAGTTTCATAaatttgttattttgttaataaTTTGCTGGTAAAGGTTTTCTTCTAATCCTTTTTACCTAAATGCAGAAATTATATAGAAACAACaaactttacattttttttaggCAGCTAAGCCTTTCCTATAAACTACACTGTTAATTTGATGAACATGTGCCTTGGAGTGCAAGGTTTCTTAAAGGCTTGTTCTGGAAACAAGACAAGTGTTACTATACATTTAGCAGCATTTAAGACTGTATGGTTGCCTTAGGAAATTCACTTTCTtagtgctttttttcttcttaagcaGAGTAGTATTATTAGGAGTTTGGCCATGTACCAGCTATATGGGGTTATGTGGCTTAAGTCAGGTATCACATTTCAAAATGGGTATGTGTAGCAGGAAATAGTTTGTGCTTCGACCAGTATTTTTAATCTGT is from Patagioenas fasciata isolate bPatFas1 chromosome 3, bPatFas1.hap1, whole genome shotgun sequence and encodes:
- the CCN6 gene encoding cellular communication network factor 6, with the translated sequence MCRNMRWLLFPTIFIIPCTQQFFHSPPVKPREKPSETSEVRERKELCHWPCRCPHVPTCTPGVSLVKDGCGCCKVCAKQAGETCNEADICDPHKGLYCDYSEDKPRYETGMCAYLIAVGCELNGVYYLNGQTFQPNPLYKCLCVSGAIGCTPVFTPKLAASPCTRVTDRKKPGQLICGLRQHKQLQSTNYRLMSAYRSLPVVLKKKCLVQATPWTPCSRTCGIGVSSRVTNDNTKCEMKKEKRLCFIQPCLTNILKTIKIPKGKTCQPTFQLPAAEKIVFSGCSTTQSYKLTFCGVCLDKRCCIPSKSKMITVEFECPSEGFFKWKMMWITSCVCQRSCSAPGDIFSELTVL